In Gopherus flavomarginatus isolate rGopFla2 chromosome 1, rGopFla2.mat.asm, whole genome shotgun sequence, a single genomic region encodes these proteins:
- the TIGAR gene encoding fructose-2,6-bisphosphatase TIGAR isoform X1: protein MVRFALTIVRHGETRYNKDKILQGQGVDEPLSATGFRQADAAGIFLSNVKFTHVFSSDLLRAKQTASTIIGKNKFCKDIVIQYDARLRERKYGIAEGRPLSDLKAMANAAGEQCPSFTPSGGETLDEVRTRAKNFFEFLCQLSIEEECQKEQAVLGMAGNGLETLEGKPVFPLRNHCCGLELNSDTDKDTKMLNPNILVVSHGAYMRNWFGYFVLDLKCTLPSALKKSQLSSVSPNTGVSHFIINLGNGDVIKPEISCICLNRDDHLADVNTENV, encoded by the exons ATGGTTCGGTTCGCCTTGACCATCGTCCGGCA TGGAGAAACAAGATACAACAAAGACAAGATACTTCAAG gacAAGGTGTGGATGAACCCCTTTCTGCAACTGGTTTCAGACAAGCAGATGCTGCTGGTATATTTCTCAGTAATGTAAAGTTTACTCATGTCTTCTCAAGTGACCTCCTTCGAGCGAAGCAG actGCATCCACAATTATAGGAAAGAATAAGTTTTGCAAAGATATTGTAATACAGTATGATGCAAGACTTCGAGAGAGG AAATATGGGATTGCTGAAGGAAGGCCATTGAGTGATTTAAAGGCAATGGCAAACGCTGCTGGAGAGCAATGTCCTTCGTTTACACCATCTGGAGGAGAAACACTAGATGAG GTAAGGACACGTGCAAAGAATTTCTTTGAATTTCTGTGCCAACTTTCTATTGAAGAAGAGTGTCAGAAAGAACAAGCTGTTCTGGGTATGGCAGGCAATGGCTTGGAAACATTAGAAGGAAAACCAGTTTTCCCTTTGAGAAACCACTGCTGTGGACTTGAACTTAATTCTGATACTGACAAAGATACAAAAATGTTAAATCCCAATATATTGGTGGTGAGTCATGGGGCATACATGAGAAACTGGTTTGGTTATTTTGTTTTGGATCTGAAATGCACTTTACCATCAGCTTTAAAAAAGTCTCAGTTATCTTCTGTGAGTCCTAATACTGGAGTGAGTCACTTCATTATAAACCTTGGAAATGGAGATGTGATTAAACCTGAAATCAGTTGTATTTGTCTTAATCGAGACGATCATTTAGCAGATGTGAATACTGAAAATGTGTAG
- the TIGAR gene encoding fructose-2,6-bisphosphatase TIGAR isoform X2 has product MVRFALTIVRHGETRYNKDKILQGQGVDEPLSATGFRQADAAGIFLSNVKFTHVFSSDLLRAKQTASTIIGKNKFCKDIVIQYDARLRERKYGIAEGRPLSDLKAMANAAGEQCPSFTPSGGETLDEHVVLICFDATSNRVISLPLLTGKTLSLHEV; this is encoded by the exons ATGGTTCGGTTCGCCTTGACCATCGTCCGGCA TGGAGAAACAAGATACAACAAAGACAAGATACTTCAAG gacAAGGTGTGGATGAACCCCTTTCTGCAACTGGTTTCAGACAAGCAGATGCTGCTGGTATATTTCTCAGTAATGTAAAGTTTACTCATGTCTTCTCAAGTGACCTCCTTCGAGCGAAGCAG actGCATCCACAATTATAGGAAAGAATAAGTTTTGCAAAGATATTGTAATACAGTATGATGCAAGACTTCGAGAGAGG AAATATGGGATTGCTGAAGGAAGGCCATTGAGTGATTTAAAGGCAATGGCAAACGCTGCTGGAGAGCAATGTCCTTCGTTTACACCATCTGGAGGAGAAACACTAGATGAG catGTTGTGTTGATATGTTTTGATGCCACAAGTAACAGAGTGATCAGTTTGCCACTTCTTACAG GAAAAACTCTATCTCTTCACGAAGTATAA